The nucleotide window AACAGCTTTTGAATTTCTAAAGCACACTGCGTGGTACTTGACGCGTGTTTTAACAGCGCTGTGTTACCAGCCATTAGTGTTGGTGCTGCAAAACGCATAACTTGCCAAAACGGATAATTCCAAGGCATAATTGCTAAAATAACTCCCAACGGATCGTAACTAATAAAGCTTTCTTCAGCTTCTGTTTCTATTAATTGATCAGCTAAAAAGTCTTCGGCATTTTTAGCATAAAAGTCACACACCCAAGCGCACTTTTCGATTTCAGCGATGCCTTGAGTTATCGGTTTGCCCATTTCCTCAGTCATTAGTTTGGCATAGGTTTCTTTTCGTTCTATTAAAAGTTCTGCAACTTTATACATTAGGCTGCACCTATCTTTAATTTCAGTTGTTTTCCAACTTTGAAATTGCTTATCTGCAAGATTTAACTTCTGTTTTAAATCGGCATCACTAATTAGATTATAGGTTTTTAATTCTTCTTGAGTGTATGGATTTATGGTTGTTATCGTGCTCATAATTTTTCTTTTTAAAATAAGAGATTTTTGAAATCTTAAAGCACAAACTCTGACATTTAGTATAACTTTAGTATTTTGAAAGCTAAATGTTAATTAAATGGAAAAAACGGTTTCTGAAGCTATAGCGTATAGAAGATCTACACGTGTATATAAAGATGAAGTTATTGATACAAACAAGGTAAAACAGTGCTTGGTTAATGCTTCTTTAGCACCTACAAGCAGTAATCTTCAACTTTGGGAATTTTATCATATCACCGATAAAGATGTATTAGAAAAAGTAGCTAAAGCGTGTTTTAGTCAAAGTGCAGCAAAAACAGCGCAGCAATTAGTTGTTGTGGTTACCAGAAAAGATCTATGGAGACAACGCGCTAAGGCCAATATTGCTTTTTTAAATAAGGTATATGATAAAGAAAATCTAACTGAACGAGAAGCAAAACGAAAAAAGATGGCTGCCAACTATTACAAAAAATTAATACCAACAGTTTATGCTGACTTTTTTGGTGTTCTTGGAATTCTAAAATATATCATCTTTCAGATTGTTGGACTTTTTAAACCTATTTACAGGCAAGTTAGACAAAGCGATATGCGTATTGTAGCACATAAAAGTGCTGGTTTAGCTGCTCAAAATTTTATGACTAGTATGGCTGCTATCGGCTATGATACTTGCCCTATGGAAGGTAGTGATACACTTAGAGTAAAACGTATCTTAAATCTTCCTAGAGGCGCTGAGATCAACATGATTATTGGCTGCGGCATTAGAGACGAAAAAGGCATCTACGGTCCTCGTTTTAGAGTTCCTTTTGAAGATGTCTATTTTGAAGTATAATTACTACTTCTTAAAATTCTCTAAACCGGTTTTTAACCATTCGTAATAAGCATCTGCATCTGGCTCGTATGCTTTTGTAGAATTTAGCAATTCAAAATTATGATCTAATAATGCATAATATGGCTGAGAGTTATTCTTAAAATTAATAGTTTGTAGTGTTTGCCACTTGTCACCAACAGTTTCTATCTCTTTTACAGTGCCATTACTTCTTAAGTATTTAAATTGCTCATCTTCTGGTAGTTTCTTTTTATCATCCACATAAAGTGAAATTATAACATAATCTTCCATTAAAATATCATACACTTGGGATGTACTCCAAACTTGTTCTTCCATTTTACGGCAATTTACACAAGCCCAACCTGTAAAGTCTAATAAAATAGGCTTATTTTCAGCCTTAGCTAATGCCAAACCACTTTCTAAATCTTTATCGCAATTAAGGTCTAGAGGACACTCTGATGTTTTTTCATAAATACTGTAAAACATTGGTGGAGGAAAACCACTGAGCAATTTTAAATTCGCCCATTTTGTGTTGGTTAATCCTGGTATTAAGTAAATGACAAAAGCTATTACTAAAAACGCTGTAGTTAATCTTCCTTTACTCAACTTTTGCAAAGGACCATCATGCGGAAACTTAATTTTTCCGAATAAATACAAGGCTAAACCAACACCTATAATTATCCAAATTCCTATGAATATTTCGCGTTTTAAAAGTCCCCAATGCTGCACTAAATCTGCATTAGATAAAAATTTAAGTGCTAATGCTAATTCTATAAACCCTAAAACAACTTTAACCGTGTTTAGCCAGCCGCCTGATTTTGGTAAAGAATTTAACCATTTTGGAAACATAGCAAAAAGCGTAAACGGTAAGGCTAAGGCTAAACCAAAACCACTCATTCCCATGGTAAGTTGCGTTGCTCCTCCATCTGCTGTTAAAGAGCTACCCAAAAGCGTTCCTAAGATTGGACCTGTACACGAAAATGACACAATTGCAAGTGTTAAAGCCATAAAAAAGATACCGATAAAACCTCCAATTTTATTGGCTCTACTATCCATAGCAGCACTCCACGATTGTGGTAAGGTTAATTCGTAATACCCAAAAAAGGAAAACGCAAATCCGATAAAAATAGCAAAGAATATAAGGTTAAGCGTCACATTTGTTG belongs to Winogradskyella sp. J14-2 and includes:
- a CDS encoding nitroreductase family protein codes for the protein MEKTVSEAIAYRRSTRVYKDEVIDTNKVKQCLVNASLAPTSSNLQLWEFYHITDKDVLEKVAKACFSQSAAKTAQQLVVVVTRKDLWRQRAKANIAFLNKVYDKENLTEREAKRKKMAANYYKKLIPTVYADFFGVLGILKYIIFQIVGLFKPIYRQVRQSDMRIVAHKSAGLAAQNFMTSMAAIGYDTCPMEGSDTLRVKRILNLPRGAEINMIIGCGIRDEKGIYGPRFRVPFEDVYFEV
- a CDS encoding protein-disulfide reductase DsbD family protein, which gives rise to MTAKKVFIYCLLSLFFTFNLSSQELQPVTWQYEVEKISDTEFVLIFKANVDKGWYIYSQEQQSEDSFAPTTYFEFQNIEGNYQLKGKTSEPDVPTIYDKIFQEDVKKFKDQAIFKQNITLINKELKQIDVTVDYQTCDDSKCIPSDFLFNFSLDGSEIVKEDIVIDEKSKQLSEGLNLNVTGWDNYEAEVIEEKSNLSIFFLGFIGGLIALLTPCVFPMIPLTVSFFTKSAGDPKKGLFNSLLYGFFIFLIYALLSIPFHLLDTLDPGILNNISTNVTLNLIFFAIFIGFAFSFFGYYELTLPQSWSAAMDSRANKIGGFIGIFFMALTLAIVSFSCTGPILGTLLGSSLTADGGATQLTMGMSGFGLALALPFTLFAMFPKWLNSLPKSGGWLNTVKVVLGFIELALALKFLSNADLVQHWGLLKREIFIGIWIIIGVGLALYLFGKIKFPHDGPLQKLSKGRLTTAFLVIAFVIYLIPGLTNTKWANLKLLSGFPPPMFYSIYEKTSECPLDLNCDKDLESGLALAKAENKPILLDFTGWACVNCRKMEEQVWSTSQVYDILMEDYVIISLYVDDKKKLPEDEQFKYLRSNGTVKEIETVGDKWQTLQTINFKNNSQPYYALLDHNFELLNSTKAYEPDADAYYEWLKTGLENFKK